TCAGGTGCAAGCACGAAAATTTCAACGCGACGATTTTTCTGACGTGCAGAATTATTCTCATTCGGTACGACTGGTTGGAACATGCTGTAACCTGCGGCACCCATGCGGTCTTGTTTCACTCCGTATTTTGAGAGTGAAAGCACGACAGAGTTAGCTCGGTTTGTCGATAAATGCCAGTTTGTTCGATGCAGACGTTGAGTGCTTGCTTTGGAGATCGCCTTGTCGTCCGTATGACCTACAACGAGTACATTTAAACGCTTTGCATTACCATCGTTCATGATCGCAGCAAACTGAGTCAAAATTTCTTGAGCGGAAGATTTGATGACATCACTGCCAGAGTCAAATAAAATATCTGAATGAAATTTGCTGACGCCGGTATGAGGATCGAATTCGAAGTCAGGATATTTATCCGCCAATTCCTGGAAGCGACGAGTCGCTTCACCATCCAGCGGACTAGGTTGTCCTTTGGCTTTCTTCATCAAGCTCACATAACGCTGCTGCATTTCCGAGCGTTCAACATTCAAATTATCGAGTCGTTTGTTGGCAATATTTAAATTGGATTCCAGCGTCTGGGCGCGCATTGCCAGTTGATCACGTTCGTGTTGCAGGGCGTTTGCGGACTGCTGGAACTGATCTCGTTGCATAGCCAATTCTGCATTTTGATTATAAAGCTGTTGGGCGCGATACATACTTTGCCGAACCTGGGCACTGGGTCCACGATGGCAAGACGTCTGACTGAGAGTAAATAAACACGCTGCGCTAAGCAGGCATACCCGTACGATGATGGGCATCTTTGGTGCTCCTTTATCATTCTCTGAATAGAATCACATTTCCAATCGCGCAATTATTCATGGCAGGTTTCTCATTCATTGAGATGAGGCGGTCCATGAAAATGCACACTCTTGAAAAGCTAAGCTGATTCAAGGAAAGATGAATGGCATTTAAAAAATCAATTGTAATGGGTTTGGTAGGTTTTTTGAGAAGTAATATGCGATTGCATATCCTGTTAAGCAGATGAATCAGTAAGTGTGAAGTGAGAGAGGTTTACTCATTCAAAAGTCAACAGGCGTGGATTTATAACGCCTCTTTATTTTTATGCCAAGAGCAACATCACCAAAAAATGTTCCATTTTTTTAGATTGAAATATCTACAAAAAACAGACTTGTTCGGGACTCGGAATGCAACCGATTTAGTTACGAAAACAGATGGCACATAGCTGTTTAAGCCAAGCGCCACCTGTAATTGGGTGAAGCTGGTTGAAGAAGATTCGTTTCAATTTCAGCCGCTTTATGGCTCTGATTCAAGTCTTTTCAAATCCTCAGTCAGCGATTCGATTGCTTCCATTAGATTTCTTCGAGCAACGAGGGAAGCCGTATTTTGCGATAAGTCATATTTGAAGTTTTTCATCGCACGTTTGGCTCTTTTAATCTGTTCTTCTTTTGAGAGATTACTATTTTCAATCTCTGTATCCCTGTCAGAATTACTGGAACCAGCTTTTTCAGTTTCGGCGTCAGCACGTAAATCTCGTGCAACTTGCATCTGTTGCTTTTTTAAGTTGATGGCGTACATATCCAGAATCTCTTGCAATGAGTGTGTATGTGAGCCGGATATCTCAGAGACGACAGGGCCGCCTGCATATTCATATTCTCGATAGACCCAATAAGGTCCCTCCTTTTTTTGTCCTTGAAGCGAAGCATCTTTCGCTGTCTGGATGTCTGGCAACAACAAAGCAACCAATACTGCAAGTGTTGCGATAACGACCATTAATTCGATGAGTGTAAATCCTCTTTTCATTCCTCTCTTCTTCGATGGGAAACTAATCACCATCGCTCCTTATT
The Gimesia aquarii DNA segment above includes these coding regions:
- a CDS encoding prepilin-type N-terminal cleavage/methylation domain-containing protein, giving the protein MKRGFTLIELMVVIATLAVLVALLLPDIQTAKDASLQGQKKEGPYWVYREYEYAGGPVVSEISGSHTHSLQEILDMYAINLKKQQMQVARDLRADAETEKAGSSNSDRDTEIENSNLSKEEQIKRAKRAMKNFKYDLSQNTASLVARRNLMEAIESLTEDLKRLESEP
- a CDS encoding flagellar motor protein MotB; translation: MPIIVRVCLLSAACLFTLSQTSCHRGPSAQVRQSMYRAQQLYNQNAELAMQRDQFQQSANALQHERDQLAMRAQTLESNLNIANKRLDNLNVERSEMQQRYVSLMKKAKGQPSPLDGEATRRFQELADKYPDFEFDPHTGVSKFHSDILFDSGSDVIKSSAQEILTQFAAIMNDGNAKRLNVLVVGHTDDKAISKASTQRLHRTNWHLSTNRANSVVLSLSKYGVKQDRMGAAGYSMFQPVVPNENNSARQKNRRVEIFVLAPDAVVAGWDPNPTLLN